A stretch of Henckelia pumila isolate YLH828 chromosome 4, ASM3356847v2, whole genome shotgun sequence DNA encodes these proteins:
- the LOC140867245 gene encoding uncharacterized protein isoform X2 → MKRIGCAISSKKREESNASNGDHNEPQTPKKKSCGIQKEDEEFHISSPKLLSRTTSRISPLTTGTIAPTSAEFYASFTKTSPNGTPPTPSTPKDDQAQLLSKATSRRSTTPIFFSQSAVRRKPQPIEKKLECTLEELCVGSVKKIKITRDVISNTGFLAEEEEILMIRVKPGWRKGTKITFEGKGDERPGTLPADIIFVIDEKRHPLFKREGDDLELGVEVPLVQALTGSTIPVPLLGGGHMTLSIDDIIYPGYEKTIPGQGMPKSKEEGMRGDLRLKFLVEFPEELNDEQRAEVVSILEGCS, encoded by the exons ATGAAGCGTATAGGGTGT gCCATTAGCAGCAAGAAAAGAGAAGAATCCAATGCCTCCAATGGGGACCATAACGAACCGCAGACACCGAAGAAAAAGTCATGTGGTATTCAAAAAGAGGACGAAGAATTTCACATTTCTAGTCCAAAGCTGCTTTCGCGTACCACAAGCCGGATCAGCCCTTTAACAACAGGAACCATAGCTCCGACATCAGCCGAGTTCTACGCATCATTTACCAAGACTAGTCCAAACGGCACTCCTCCAACTCCTAGCACGCCCAAAGACGACCAAGCGCAGCTTCTATCAAAAGCCACCAGCCGTCGGAGCACAACCCCGATTTTCTTCTCACAATCAGCGGTTCGGAGAAAACCTCAACCGATAGAGAAGAAGCTTGAATGCACGCTTGAAGAGTTGTGCGTCGGAAGCGTTAAAAAGATCAAGATCACAAGGGATGTCATCTCAAATACCGG GTTCCTTGCTGAAGAAGAAGAGATACTAATGATCAGAGTGAAGCCAGGGTGGAGAAAAGGAACAAAGATCACATTTGAAGGCAAAGGAGACGAGAGACCGGGCACTCTTCCGGCCGACATAATCTTTGTTATAGATGAGAAAAGACACCCGCTATTCAAACGTGAAGGCGACGATTTGGAGCTAGGAGTTGAGGTCCCTTTGGTGCAGGCCCTCACAGGATCCACAATTCCTGTGCCTCTTTTAGGAGGAGGGCATATGACCTTGTCAATAGATGATATTATATATCCCGGATACGAAAAGACTATCCCGGGACAAGGCATGCCTAAATCCAAAGAAGAAGGGATGAGAGGAGACCTTAGGCTCAAGTTTCTGGTCGAATTTCCTGAAGAATTGAACGACGAACAACGGGCGGAAGTTGTTAGTATTTTAGAAGGATGTTCTTGA
- the LOC140867245 gene encoding uncharacterized protein isoform X1, with protein MGDPPKSPTPNFYGILGISRTASLSDVGRAYKSLVMRWHPDRNPSNKAEAQAKFSSINEAYRAISSKKREESNASNGDHNEPQTPKKKSCGIQKEDEEFHISSPKLLSRTTSRISPLTTGTIAPTSAEFYASFTKTSPNGTPPTPSTPKDDQAQLLSKATSRRSTTPIFFSQSAVRRKPQPIEKKLECTLEELCVGSVKKIKITRDVISNTGFLAEEEEILMIRVKPGWRKGTKITFEGKGDERPGTLPADIIFVIDEKRHPLFKREGDDLELGVEVPLVQALTGSTIPVPLLGGGHMTLSIDDIIYPGYEKTIPGQGMPKSKEEGMRGDLRLKFLVEFPEELNDEQRAEVVSILEGCS; from the exons ATGGGAGATCCTCCGAAGTCACCTACTCCGAATTTTTACGGAATTCTTGGAATTTCACGAACTGCTTCCCTCTCAGATGTTGGCAGAGCTTATAAATCACTTGTAATGAGATGGCATCCCGATAGAAATCCGTCTAACAAAGCCGAAGCACAAGCCAAGTTTAGCTCCATCAATGAAGCGTATAGG gCCATTAGCAGCAAGAAAAGAGAAGAATCCAATGCCTCCAATGGGGACCATAACGAACCGCAGACACCGAAGAAAAAGTCATGTGGTATTCAAAAAGAGGACGAAGAATTTCACATTTCTAGTCCAAAGCTGCTTTCGCGTACCACAAGCCGGATCAGCCCTTTAACAACAGGAACCATAGCTCCGACATCAGCCGAGTTCTACGCATCATTTACCAAGACTAGTCCAAACGGCACTCCTCCAACTCCTAGCACGCCCAAAGACGACCAAGCGCAGCTTCTATCAAAAGCCACCAGCCGTCGGAGCACAACCCCGATTTTCTTCTCACAATCAGCGGTTCGGAGAAAACCTCAACCGATAGAGAAGAAGCTTGAATGCACGCTTGAAGAGTTGTGCGTCGGAAGCGTTAAAAAGATCAAGATCACAAGGGATGTCATCTCAAATACCGG GTTCCTTGCTGAAGAAGAAGAGATACTAATGATCAGAGTGAAGCCAGGGTGGAGAAAAGGAACAAAGATCACATTTGAAGGCAAAGGAGACGAGAGACCGGGCACTCTTCCGGCCGACATAATCTTTGTTATAGATGAGAAAAGACACCCGCTATTCAAACGTGAAGGCGACGATTTGGAGCTAGGAGTTGAGGTCCCTTTGGTGCAGGCCCTCACAGGATCCACAATTCCTGTGCCTCTTTTAGGAGGAGGGCATATGACCTTGTCAATAGATGATATTATATATCCCGGATACGAAAAGACTATCCCGGGACAAGGCATGCCTAAATCCAAAGAAGAAGGGATGAGAGGAGACCTTAGGCTCAAGTTTCTGGTCGAATTTCCTGAAGAATTGAACGACGAACAACGGGCGGAAGTTGTTAGTATTTTAGAAGGATGTTCTTGA